One segment of Setaria viridis chromosome 4, Setaria_viridis_v4.0, whole genome shotgun sequence DNA contains the following:
- the LOC117853677 gene encoding uncharacterized protein has protein sequence MVLESLKTRIFDDASKYVTKWLRELPHVIWDLRTQKSRATSYTPFFLVYSSEAVLPTDVAFGALWIQYYEEGEAEKSRQVDIDSLKEHRVAALIQHARHEQQIRCYHDRNIQKRSFNVGDLVLHRIQYTKAMHKLSIPWEGPFIIKKVIQLGTYQLQWTDGSGVPNPWNIQHLRHFYP, from the coding sequence atggtcctcgaATCCCTCAAGACTCGCATCTTTGACGATGCATCCAAGTATGTCACCAAATGGCTCCGCGAGTTACCCCATGTCATTTGGGACCTCCGCACCCAAAAGAGTCGGGCCACCAGCTACACTCCATTCTTCCTCGTCTATAGCTCAGAGGCTGTACTGCCCACAGATGTAGCCTTTGGTGCCCTGTGGATTCAATACTACGAGGAAGGGGAAGCAGAAAAGAGTCGACAGGTCGACATCGACAGCCTGAAAGAGCACCGTGTGGCGGCCCTCATACAGCATGCACGGCACGAGCAGCAGATTCGATGCTACCACGACAGGAACATCCAGAAACGCTCATTCAACGTTGGAGACCTAGTGCTTCATCGCATCCAGTACACCAAGGCCATGCACAAGCTGTCGATCCCATGGGAGGGGCCCTTCATCATTAAAAAAGTCATCCAGCTCGGCACTTACCAGCTCCAGTGGACGGACGGCTCAGGCGTCCCCAACCCATGGAACATCCAACACCTGCGGcacttctacccttag